Proteins from a genomic interval of Balaenoptera musculus isolate JJ_BM4_2016_0621 chromosome 16, mBalMus1.pri.v3, whole genome shotgun sequence:
- the OGDHL gene encoding 2-oxoglutarate dehydrogenase-like, mitochondrial isoform X4, with the protein MFINDVEQCQWIRQKFETPGVMQFSSEEKRTLLARLVRSMRFEDFLARKWSSEKRFGLEGCEVMIPALKTIIDKSSEMGIENVILGMPHRGRLNVLANVIRKDLEQIFCQFDPKLEAADEGSGDVKYHLGMYHERINRVTNRNITLSLVANPSHLEAVDPVVQGKTKAEQFYRGDAQGKKVMSILVHGDAAFAGQGVVYETFHLSDLPSYTTNGTVHVVVNNQIGFTTDPRMARSSPYPTDVARVVNAPIFHVNADDPEAVIYVCSVAAEWRNTFNKDVVVDLVCYRRRGHNEMDEPMFTQPLMYKQIHRQVPVLKKYADKLIAEGAVTLQEFEEEIAKYDRICEEAFGRSKDKKILHIKHWLDSPWPGFFTVDGEPKSMTCPATGIPEDMLTHIGEVASSVPLEDFKIHTGLSRILRGRADMTRKRTVDWALAEYMAFGSLLKEGIHVRLSGQDVERGTFSHRHHVLHDQEVDRRTCVPMNHLWPDQAPYTVCNSSLSEYGVLGFELGYAMASPNALVLWEAQFGDFHNTAQCIIDQFISTGQAKWVRHNGVVLLLPHGMEGMGPEHSSARPERFLQMSNDDSDAYPAFTQDFEVRQLYDCNWIVVNCSTPASYFHVLRRQILLPFRKPLIIFTPKSLLRHPEAKSSFDQMVSGTSFQRVIPEDGAAAQAPGQVRRLIFCTGKVYYDLVKERSSQGLDQHVAITRLEQISPFPFDLIKREAEKYPGAELVWCQEEHKNMGYYDYISPRFMTILGRARPIWYVGRDPAAAPATGNRNTHLVSLKKFLDTAFNLQAFEGKTF; encoded by the exons ATGTTCATCAATGACGTGGAGCAGTGTCAGTGGATCCGGCAGAAGTTCGAGACGCCTGGCGTGATGCAGTTCTCCAGCGAGGAGAAGCGGACCCTGCTGGCCCGGCTGGTGCGCTCTATGAG GTTTGAAGACTTCCTGGCCCGGAAGTGGTCCTCGGAGAAGCGGTTTGGCCTGGAGGGCTGTGAGGTCatgattcctgccctcaagaCCATCATCGACAAATCCAGCGAGATGGGGATCGAGAATGTCATCCTGGGGATGCCACACAG GGGCAGGCTGAATGTGCTGGCCAACGTCATCCGCAAGGACCTGGAGCAGATCTTCTGCCAGTTTGACCCCAAGCTGGAGGCGGCGGATGAG GGCTCTGGAGATGTCAAATATCACCTCGGCATGTACCACGAGAGGATCAACCGAGTCACAAACAGGAACATCACTTTGTCGCTCGTGGCCAACCCCTCCCACCTGGAAGCTGTGGACCCCGTGGTGCAGGGGAAGACGAAGGCAGAGCAGTTCTACCGCGGGGATGCTCAGGGCAAGAAG GTCATGTCCATCCTGGTCCATGGGGACGCCGCCTTCGCTGGCCAGGGTGTGGTCTATGAGACCTTCCACCTGAGTGACCTGCCCTCTTACACCACCAACGGTACCGTGCACGTCGTCGTCAACAACCAG ATTGGCTTCACCACGGACCCCAGGATGGCCCGCTCCTCACCATACCCCACCGACGTGGCCCGTGTGGTCAACGCGCCCATCTTCCATGTGAATGCAGACGACCCAGAGGCCGTGATATATGTGTGCAGTGTGGCGGCCGAGTGGAGGAACACCTTCAATAAAGACGTCGTGGTGGACCTG GTCTGTTACCGCCGGCGTGGCCATAACGAGATGGACGAGCCCATGTTCACGCAGCCGCTCATGTACAAGCAGATCCACAGGCAGGTGCCTGTGCTGAAGAAGTATGCAGACAAGCTCATCGCCGAGGGCGCAGTGACCCTGCAGGAATTCGAG GAAGAAATCGCCAAATATGACCGGATCTGTGAGGAGGCGTTTGGCAGGTCCAAGGATAAAAAGATCCTGCATATAAAGCACTGGCTGGACTCCCCGTGGCCTG GCTTCTTCACTGTGGACGGGGAGCCCAAGAGCATGACATGCCCAGCCACGGGTATTCCAGAGGACATGCTGACCCACATTGGTGAAGTGGCCAGCTCTGTGCCCCTGGAGGACTTTAAGATCCACACGG GCCTCTCTCGCATCCTGCGGGGCCGTGCGGACATGACCAGGAAGAGGACAGTGGACTGGGCGCTGGCAGAGTACATGGCCTTTGGCTCCCTGCTCAAGGAAGGCATCCATGTGCGGCTCAGTGGGCAGGACGTGGAGAGGGGCACATTCAG TCACCGGCACCACGTTCTCCATGACCAGGAAGTTGACCGGAGGACGTGCGTCCCCATGAACCACCTCTGGCCTGACCAGGCCCCCTACACTGTGTGCAACAGCTCCCTCTCGGAGTACGGAGTTCTGG GCTTCGAGCTGGGCTACGCCATGGCCAGCCCCAACGCCCTGGTCCTCTGGGAGGCGCAGTTTGGTGACTTCCACAACACGGCCCAGTGCATCATCGACCAGTTCATCAGCACGGGCCAGGCCAAGTGGGTTCGGCACAATGGCGTCGTGCTGCTGCTGCCCCACGGCATGGAGGGCATG GGCCCGGAGCACTCCTCAGCCAGGCCCGAGAGGTTCCTGCAGATGAGCAATGACGACTCGGACGCCTACCCC GCGTTCACCCAGGACTTCGAGGTGAGGCAGCTCTACGACTGCAACTGGATAGTGGTCAACTGCTCCACGCCGGCCAGCTACTTCCACGTGCTGCGCCGCCAGATCCTGCTGCCCTTCCGCAAGCCG CTGATCATCTTCACACCCAAATCTCTGCTGAGGCACCCAGAGGCCAAGTCCAGCTTTGACCAAATGGTATCTG GGACCAGCTTCCAGAGGGTGATTCCTGAGGACGGGGCTGCGGCGCAGGCTCCCGGGCAGGTGCGGCGGCTCATCTTCTGCACGGGAAAGGTGTACTATGACCTGGTGAAGGAGCGGAGCAGCCAGGGCCTGGACCAGCACGTGGCCATCACACGCCTGGAGCAG ATCTCTCCATTCCCCTTTGACCTGATCAAGCGAGAGGCAGAGAAGTACCCAGGCGCAGAGCTGGTGTGGTGCCAGGAGGAGCACAAGAACATGGGCTACTACGACTACATCAGCCCGCGCTTCATGACCATCCTGGGCCGAGCGCGGCCCATATG GTATGTTGGCCGAGACCCAGCAGCTGCACCAGCCACAGGAAACAGGAACACTCACCTGGTGTCTCTGAAGAAGTTTCTGGATACTGCCTTCAATCTCCAGGCCTTTGAGGGCAAGACATTTTAG